In one window of Streptomyces sp. FXJ1.172 DNA:
- a CDS encoding GNAT family N-acetyltransferase, with amino-acid sequence MADVVLFDPAHLSGVLDLCRSEGWSTFSANPERAKASLTAPGVVALVAVEGTRVVGFAQALTDGVAQAHLSLLATAHDRRREGIGRCLVQETLRRCGAMRMDLVTDTAEEFYAALPHRRFHGFRIYGDVQPSGGTS; translated from the coding sequence ATGGCCGACGTCGTCCTCTTCGATCCTGCTCACCTCTCTGGAGTCCTCGACCTGTGTCGTAGTGAGGGGTGGTCCACCTTCTCTGCCAACCCCGAGCGGGCCAAGGCCAGCCTGACGGCACCGGGCGTGGTCGCGCTCGTCGCGGTTGAAGGCACACGAGTTGTCGGCTTTGCGCAAGCCCTGACCGATGGTGTCGCACAGGCACACCTGTCACTGCTTGCCACGGCTCACGATCGCCGTCGCGAAGGTATCGGCCGCTGTCTGGTTCAGGAGACTCTTCGCCGCTGCGGAGCCATGCGCATGGACCTGGTCACGGACACCGCAGAAGAGTTCTACGCCGCACTCCCACACCGCAGGTTTCACGGCTTTCGCATCTACGGAGACGTTCAACCGTCCGGTGGGACTTCGTGA